The DNA segment GCGTGCTCTCCCCCGGTGACGAATTGCTGGTGCCGGACGCCGCCTATGATCCGACCCGCGCCATGGCGACGGGGCTGCTGAAGCGCTTCGGCATCACTTCGCGCTTCTACGATCCGCTGATCGGGGCGGGCATCGCGGACCTGATCGGCGAGCAGACCCGCGCCGTCTTCATGGAAAGTCCGGGCAGCCTCACCTTCGAGGTGCAGGACGTGCCCGCGATCGTGGCGGCGGCCAAGGCACGGGGCGTGACCACGCTGCTCGACAACACCTGGGCCACGCCGCTGCGCTTTCGCGCGATCGAGAAGGGGGTCGACCTCGCGATCCTCGCCTGCACCAAATATGTCGTGGGCCATTCTGACGTAATGCTGGGCAGCGTCACCGCCGCGCCTTCGCACTGGCGCAAGCTGCGCGAGGTCAGCTTCCAACTGGGACAGGTGGCAAGTCCCGACGACGCCTGGCTCGGCTCGCGCGGCCTGCGCACCATGGCGGTGAGGCTAGCACAGCATGAGGCAAGCGCGCTCAAGATTGCGCGCTGGCTGGAGACCCGGCCGGAGGTGGACCGCGTTCTTCACCCGGCTTTGCCATCCTGCCCTGGCCATGAGCTTTTCGCGCGAGACTTCATCGGCGGCAGCGGGCTTTTCTCCTTCGTGCTGAAGGGCGGCGATGAGGCGGCGCGCGCGGCGCTGATCGACGGGCTTCACCATTTCGGCATCGGTTACTCCTGGGGTGGCTTCGAAAGCCTGGCGATCCCCGTCGACCCCGAACGCCATCGCAGCGCGACCCGGCCCGACTTTGCCGGGCCGCTGGTGCGATTGCAGATCGGGCTGGAGGATCCGGACGACCTGATCGCCGATCTGGCGGCCGGCCTCGGCCGGTTCAGCGCGGCACGGGGATGACGCCGATGGAAGCGTGGCTCGACGCGAACGGCCTGGCACTGCCATCGCGGATGGACGCGCTGGAGGTGGCGATCGCGGGGGCGCTGATCGTGCTGGCGCTTGCGCTGGGCGTCTTCGCGCAGCGCTCGTTCGGCGCGCGGGCGAGTCAGTTCTGGAAGACCCATGTCGCGCATCACGGCGAGGGTCTGTGGGAGCGGATGCCCGCCATCCTGCGACACGGCGTTGCCGCCTTGGCAACGTCGATCGTCATGTCGGCCTATCCCTGGTCCGCTTGGGGCGGGCTGCCGATCGGCCTGGCGCTGGGCAGCGCCGCCGCGCTGGCGGCGCATCAGGTGTTGCGTGGGCTCGGCATTCCGCGCTGGATCTCCTGGCTGGTGTCCAGCATCCTGTTCATCGCGCTCTTCAGCCGGGCGGTGGGCGGGCTGGATGCAATCACGGCCACGCTGGACGGCGTTGGCGTGGATGTCGGCCGACGCCGGCTGTCGCTGCTGGCGATCACCAGCGCGCTGCTCGTCATCGTCATCATCATCGCCATCGTTCGCTTGGCGAACCGGATCGTCAGCCACGCCATTGCGCGGACGACCACGCTGGACGCGACGCAGAAGCTGCTGGGTCAGAAGCTGGCCACCATCGCCATTGTCGTGGCGGCGTTTCTGTTCTCGATCGACCTGTTGGGCATCGACCTGACCGCCTTTGCCGTCTTCTCCGGTGCCATGGGCCTGGCGGTCGGCTTCGGCCTGCAGAAGACCGTCGGCAACCTGATCGCGGGCATCATCCTGCTGATGGACCGTTCGATCAAGCCGGGCGACGTGATCGTCGTCGGCGACAGCTTTGGCTGGGTCAACAAGATCGGGGTGCGTGCCGTCAGCGTGGTGACGCGCGACGGCAAGGAACATCTCATCCCGAATGAAAACCTGATGACGCAGGAGGTGGAGAACTGGTCCTTCACCAACCGCAACGTGCGCGTGCGCATCCCGGTGAGCGTCGCGTACAATTGCGACCTGAAAGTCGCGCAGGAACTGATGTTCGCCGCCGCTGCCGAGTCGCCACGTGTGCTTGCCAGCCCCAAGCCCAACGTGTGGCTGACGGGGTTCGGCAATGACGGGGTCGAGCACGAGATCCTGGCCTGGATCAGTGACCCGGAGAGCGGTGTCGGCAACGTCCGGTCAGACGTGCTCAACCGATTGTGGTGGAAGTTCAAGGAAGCGGGTGTCGCCCTCCCCTTCGCCCAGCGCGACATCTATGTGCGCAGCTGGCCGGGCGAGCCGCTGCCGGTCGGGCGCGACAGAGCGCCGGATGAACCGACGATTTAATGGCTTGGAAACTCAAGCCGTCCGCTGACGACGGAAAGGCTTCAGACGATCGTGGCGCCGGCAGTTGATCGTCCACGTTCGCTAAGGTCCGGATGGTAACCGAAACTGGCCATGGACGGAGCACGCCGGCCCGACCAGGCCGAGCCGGCGTATAGCCTTACTTGGGCGCGTTGGCGCGAGCTTCCTGCCCGTCGCCTTCCGGCGCGGCGATGATGTCGCGCGTGGTCTGGCCCTTGTCGATCACGTTGGTCTGGGGATCGCCCGCGGAGGAGCGGATGCCGTCATCAGCGGACTGTTCGCCCGCCGCCTGAAGCGCGGCGGCCTCACCGGCGCTGCGCGGCGCGCTGCCGAACAGCGCCTCCAGCGTCTGGGCCTGCGCCGCGCTGGCGGATTGCACGCGCGCCGCACCCGGCGTCGGCGGCACCAGCGCGAAATCGGGCGGGATGATCAGCGACGGCTGACGCGCCACCGCAAACTCGTCCGGACGATCGCGGTCGAGCCCGTTGCTCGCGCACCCGGCGAGCAGCACCGCAAGACCTGCGCCCATGACCATCGACTTACGCATTCACATTCTCCGAAGCCATCTTGTCCGGCTTTGCCGCCGGTTTATCGCGGATGAGCAGCGCGCGCACCAGCAGAATGAGCACGCCGATGGTGATCGCCGCATCCGCGACGTTGAAGACGAGGAACGGCCGCCATTCACCGAAGTGAAGATCGGCAAAATCCACGACATAGCCGAAGCGCACGCGGTCAACGATGTTGCCGATGGCGCCGCCCAGCACGAGGCCGAGCGCCAGCCTGTCTGCGCCCTTTTCCTCACGCCACATCCAGAAGGTCACGGCCGCGGCGATCAGGCCCGTCATCGCCACCAACGCCCAGCGTGCCGTTTCGCTTTCCGCGCGCAGCAGGCCCAGGCTGACGCCCATGTTCTGCACGAAGCGCAGATCGAAGAAGGACACGACCTCTCGTGAGGCGCCCAGGAAGTTGATGCCGAGCGGCCCGGTGACGAGCCATTTCGTCAATTGATCGACCAGGAACACCAACGCCGCGACGACGAGGCCGGCCGCGGGAGCGGCGCGCTTCACGCGGCCACCTCTTCGCTCACCACATCGGCGCAGCGGCCGCACAGCGCATTGTCTTCGGCCACTTCGGGCAGCAGGCGCCAGCAGCGGCCGCATTTGTGATAATCGGTTCGCGTCACGGTCACCTCATCGCCCGGCGATACCTTCGCCACGATGAACGCCTCGGCCAGTTGATCCACCGGCAGCGGCGTATCGGTGACGGTCACGTCCGCCTCCAGGCTGGAACGCACAACCTTTTCGCGGCGCAGCGGCTCGATCGCCTCGGTCACCCGCTCGCGGAGGCGGCGGACTTCCAGCCAGCGGGCGCTGACGTCCTCGCCCGCCTCCACCGGCAGTTCGGGCCAGTCGAGGAAATGCACGGAGCTGTCCTCACTTGGGAAGCGCGATTGCCACACTTCCTCCGCCGTGAAGACCAGCACCGGCGCCGCCCAGCGCACCATGGCGTGGAACAGCACGTCCAGCATGGTGCGATACGCCCGCCGCTTCACGTCATCCGACGCGTCGCAATAGAGCGAGTCCTTGCGGATATCGAAGAAGAAGGCGGACAGGTCCTCGTTGGCGAAATCGCTCAGCAGGCGGACGTAGCCGTTGAAGTCGAAGTCTGCGATCGCGCGGCGAAGCTGCTGGTCCAGCGCTTGGACAAGATGGAGCATGTAGCGCTCCAGCTCCGGCCACTCGGCGACCGGCAGCCTCTCCGCCTCATCGAACCCGTCGAGCGCGCCGAGCAGGTAGCGGAAGGTGTTCCTGAGCTTGCGATACTGGTCCGCGACGCCGGCCAGGATCTCCTTGCCGATGCGGTGATCCTCGGTGAAGTCGACCGACAGCGCCCACAGCCTGAGGATGTCCGCGCCATAATCGCGCATCAGATCAAGCGGGTTGATCGTGTTGCCGAGCGACTTGGACATCTTCATGCCCTTGGCGTCCATCGTGAAGCCGTGCGTCAGCACCGTATCATAAGGCGCCCGCCCGCGCGTGCCGCAGCTTTCCAGCAGCGACGACTGGAACCAGCCGCGATGCTGGTCCGAGCCCTCAAGGTAGAGGTCCGCCGGCCAGGACAGTTCCGGCCAGCGCCCGCTTTCCAGCACGAAAGCATGAGTACAGCCCGAATCGAACCACACGTCGAGAATGTCGGTGACCCGCTCATAATCCGCCGGATCGCGTCCCTCGCCAAGGAAGCCGGCCGCCGCCTCGTCAGTCCAGGCATCGACGCCCTTCGCGCGAAAGGCTTCGACGATGCGTGCGTTCACTGCGGGATCGACCAGCAGCTCGCCCGTCGCGCGATGGACGAACAGCGCGATTGGGACGCCCCAGGCGCGCTGACGGCTGATCACCCAGTCGGGCCGCCCTTCGACCATCGCGCCGATGCGATTGCGGCCCTTCTCCGGCACGAAGCGCGTCGCGGCGATCGCCGCCACCGCGCGATTGCGGAGGGTGTCGCCGGCGACACGCCCTTCGACAAGCTCAGGGCGAACGGTGCTTTCTTCCTCGTTCGTGCCGAACGAAGTCGAAGCACGTGTCCCAGCCGCATCGCCCGCAATCGGCTTGTCGACCGCGATGAACCATTGCGGCGTGCAGCGGAAAATCACCTTCGCCTTGGAGCGCCAGGAATGCGGATAGCTGTGCTTGAAATCGTCGCTGGCGGCGACCAGCGCGCCCGCTTCACGCAGGTCGGTGCAGATCGGCCCGTCCGATGCGACGAACTTCTTGTTGATGACGCTGCCCTGCCCGCCGAGCCATGCCCAATCCGGGCGGTACATGCCGCCCGCATCGACGGCGAAGACCGGATCGATGCCGTGCGCCTTGCAGAGGTCGAAATCGTCCTCGCCGTGGTCGGGCGCCATGTGGACGAGGCCGGTGCCGGCATCGGTGGTGACGAAATCGCCCGGCAGGAACGGGCGCGGCTTGGCGAAGAAGCCGCCCAGCGCATGCATCGGGTGGCGCGCGACGGCGCCGGCGAGCTTGTCGCCCGTGAACATCGCGAGCGCGGTAACCGTGCCGGCCGCGTCGCCCACCTTCATGACCACGGGATGGCCGATGCGCGCGCCGAAGCTTTCGATCAGATCACGCGCCACCAGCAGCGTGCGCGGCCCTGCCACCATGTCGTCGAACCGCGCGAGGACGTATTCGACCTCAGGGCCGTAGGCGAGCGCCTGGTTCACCGGGATCGTCCAGGGCGTCGTGGTCCAGATCACCGCATGCGCACCGACCAGCTCCGGCGCGTTCGGCGCCTCGGTGATCTCGAACGCGACGTCGATCTGCGTCGACACGACGTCCTCATATTCCACCTCAGCCTCGGCCAGCGCGGTCTTCTCGACCGGAGACCACATCACCGGCTTGGCGCCGCGATACAGCTGCCCCGTCTCGGCGAACTTCATCAGCTCGGAAACGATCGTCGCCTCTGCAGCGAAGTCCATCGTCAGATAGGGCTTGTCCCAATCGCCGTTGACGCCCAGCCGCTTCAGCTGTTCGCGCTGCGTGTCGACCCATTTCTGGGCATAGGCGCGGCATTCGGCGCGGAACTCCGCCGGCGGCACCTCGTCCTTGTTCAGCTTCTTCTTGCGATATTCTTCCTCGACCTTCCACTCGATCGGCAGGCCGTGGCAATCCCAGCCGGGCACGTACGGCGCGTTCTTGCCCAGCAGCGTTTGGGTGCGCACCACCATGTCCTTCAGGATATGGTTCAGCGCGTGGCCGATATGCATGTCGCCATTGGCATAGGGTGGGCCATCGTGAAGGATGAACTTCTCGCGGTCCGCTCGCTGCTCACGCAAACGCTGGTAGAGGCCCAGTCGATGCCACCGCTCCAGAATCGCGGGTTCCTTCTGCGGCAGGCCCGCCTTCATCGGAAAGTCGGTCTTCGGCAGGAAGACGGTGTCGCGCCAATCCTTCTGATCGGGCTCGCGTGCGGAGGTGGTTTCGTCGGCCATAGAAGCTCGCGCCCTTAGCGCGGGTCGCCGGGCAAAACAAACCACTGTGGCGTCGCGATCTGCAGCCGCGGCGGATCAATCGCCGGCGAGGATCTGTCGTGCGCGGTCGCAATCGGCGGCCATCTGTTCGGTCAACGCTTCGAGCGTGTCGAACTTGGCCTCCGGACGCAGGAACTCCACCAGTGCGACGTCGATCACCTGGCCGTATAGGTCACCGGAGAAATCGAACAGATAAGGTTCGAGCAATTCCTTGGGAGGATCGAAGCTCGGCCGGATGCCAAGGTTCGCGGCACCGCCAAAGACCTGGCCGTCTTCCAGCATCACGCGCACGGCATAGATGCCGTAGGCGGGGCGCAGGTAATTGCCGAGGTCCACATTGGCGGTCGGATAACCGATCTCCCGTCCAAGCTTATCGCCATGCCGCACCTCGCCGCGGATGGTGAAGGGCCGGGTCAGCAGCCGGGCAGCATCGCGCGGGCGACCCTCGCGCAGGGCAGCGCGAATGCGCGTGGACGAGACGGTATCGCCCTCCAGCGTGACCGCGCCGACAGTATCGGTCGAAAAGCCTTGCGCCTCGCCAAGGCTGGCCAGCATCGCAACATCGCCCGAGCGCGCCTTGCCGAAGGTAAAATCGGCGCCAGTGACGACCCCGGCGGCCCCGATCTGCGCCACCAGCTGCTCGGTGACGAACTCTTGCGCGGACAAAGCGGCGAGCGCCGCGTCGAAGGGGAAGACAAGCAGGGCGTCCACGCCCGCCGCGCGCATCAGTTCCGCCCGCTGCTCCAGCGTGGTCAGGCGGAACCATGGGCTGTCGGGCTTGAAGAAGCGCATCGGGTGCGGATCGAAGGTCGCGACCAAAGCCGGGCGCCCCTCAGCTCGCGCCCGCTCGACCGCGCGCCCGACCACCGCCTGGTGGCCGAGGTGAAAGCCATCGAAATTGCCCAGGGCAACGATCCCGCCGCGCAATGCCTGCGGCAGCGCCTCGCCCCTGTTCAGCCGGATGATCCCATGCCGCTCCATGGCAGCGGCGCATAGCGGCGCGCGCGTCAGCGCACCAGTGTCACGAAACTATAGGCCGGACGACCGGCATCGGCAGCATGTTCCTCACGCGCGACCTCGCGCCAGCCGGTGAAAGGGGGAACAATGGTGTCTCCTTCCGGTGCTGCATGGACCTCAGTCAATTCAACGCGATCGGCGCGATCAAGGAACAGCGCGAAGATATCCGCGCCGCCGATCACCGCGGCATCATCGCCCGCGAGCGCCAGCGCTGCCTCGGGATCGTGCGTCACCTCTGCGCCGTCGGCAGACCAGTCGCGATCACGGGTGAGAACGATATGGCGTCGCCCCGGCAACGGCGCGGGGAAGCTCTCGAATGTCTTGCGCCCCATGATCATGGGCCGGCCGATCGTCTGCGCCTTGAAGCGCTTTAGATCGGCCGGAAGGTGCCAGGGCAAGCCGCCGTCGCGGCCGATCACGCCATTGCTGGCGCGGGCAAGATGCAGCGAAACGGTCACTGGCCGTGCGTGCGCTCGGCCGATCCAAGCGCGACCGCACAAGCAGGCGGACTGCCGAACTGCAGCAGCATCGCTGCGAGCGTGGCGGTTGCGATGGTGATCAGATAATCCCGCATGCCAGCCTCCCTTCCGACGACTACGCTTGTAGTCATGGAGGCTGAACCGCGGGTGAACAAGCGGCTCATACCGCCACGGGCGCCTTTATATGGGCCTGCGCGGCATAATCGTGCAGCACGAAATCCTCGAGTTCATAGGCATCGATCGACGGCGGCTTGCGGACGATCTCCAGACGGGGCAGCGGCCCCGGCGTCCGGCCAAGCTGAAGCCGCGCCTGCTCCAGGTGATTGGCGTAGAGGTGGCAATCGCCCCCGGTCCAGATGAACTCGCCCGGCTCCAGCCCGCATTGCTGCGCCAGCATGTGCGTGAGCAAGGCGTAGCTGGCGATGTTGAAGGGCACGCCAAGGAAGATATCGGCCGAGCGCTGATAGAGCTGAAGCGACAGTCGCCCGTTCGCGACATAGGTCTGGAACAGGCAATGGCACGGCGCCAGCGCCATGGCGTGCAGGTCGCCGGGGTTCCACGCGGTCACGATCTGGCGACGGGAGGCGGGATTGGTGCGGATATCCCCGACCAGCCCTTTGATCTGATCGATGTGCCGGCCGTCCGCCGCCACCCAGTCGCGCCACTGCTTTCCATAGACCGGGCCGAGATCGCCCTGCTCGTCCGCCCATTCGTCCCAGATGCTGACCTTGCGATCCTGCAGCCAGCGCACATTGGTGTCGCCGCGCAGAAACCACAGAAGCTCCACGATGATCGAGCGCAGATGCAGCTTCTTCGTGGTCAGCACCGGGAAGCCTTGCGCCAGGTCGAACCGCATCTGGTGACCGAACACGCTGAGCGTCCCGGTGCCCGTGCGATCCATCTGCTGCGCGCCCGAATCGAGCACACGTTCCATGAGATCAAGATATTGCCGCATCGATCGGACGCTACAGCCGGCCCGCGCGACCGCCAAGCCATCGTGACCCGATCCGTTACGGCGCGGATGCCTTGCGCCGCCGATCGGAGGCAACGAACCCGTAACCATGCAGTGTTTCGATCCGGCAATCCGCGGGCATCTGGCCGCGATGGCACGCGCAGTGACCGAATCGATCGCGTTCGTCTTTCTCGACGAGCGCGGGAGCACGCTGGGGCTGCACCACATCCTCTCGAGCAAGGCCTCGTCGGTCGACGTGCCGCTGCGCACCATCGTGGCAGTGGCGATGGCGCATGATTCTCGTGCCATCGTGATGGCGCACAATCACCCGTCCGGAGATGCAGAGCCTTCGCCGGAGGACCTGCGCACCACGCGCCGGGTGGCGGCGGCGCTCGACAGCTTAGGGATACGGCTGGTCGACCATCTCGTGCTGGCCGGCGATTCCGTTGTCAGCTTTCGGGCGCGCGGGCTGCTGTGACTGGTTCATGCCGCAGGGGCGGATAGCTGCCGGCTCCGGTCGGGGCCCGACCGCCCGGAAGGTCGCGAAATATCCGCCGGCAGACGGCATCGGCGTCATCGTCACCAGCTGATAGCCGACAGCCGCGAATTCGCAGCGGAGCAGGGTTGGCGGTGTGCCGTGATTGGCCGTGGAGCGATCCGCATCGACCACCACCACCTGCCCGTTCGGGTGCAGCGCGGGACGCATCCGCCACAGGAACTCATAAGGCTCCTCGATCTCATGATACATGTGCACCATGAAGATACGATCGAAGCTCGCCTCCGGTAGCTTCGGATCGGAAGGCGCCCCCAACTTCACGCTCACGTTATCCAGCCGGCCACGCGCCACGCGTTCGGCGAGAGCATCGCGAACGGCCGGCATCACATCCTGCGCCAGCACGCGCCCTTCCTTGCCGACCTTCTGGGCAAGGCGCATGGTGTAATAGCCCTCGCCGGCGCCGATATCGGCCACCGTCATGCCGGGCTCGATCGCTGCGCGCGCCATCACCGTGCCCGCTTCGTTCAGCCGATCGCGCGCCTCCTCGTTGGACCAGCGCGAGGAAACAATGTTGGCGACCGGGCGATAGGCCTCGGGGAACGGCCCCGGCTCCTGCGGCTCGTCCTTGAGCAGCGGCTCCCCGCCTTCACACGCCGCCCCCAGCAACAGGAGCGCGGCGGCGGTGATGGAGCGCGCGATGGCCCGTCCCCGCCGCGCGCCGGAAGCAGCCGCGCCGCGGATCACCGTCGGCTGCCGTCCGGCACAGAAATGCGATCGAGCGCCGCCCATCCTCAGTCGACATCCTCCACGTCGACCGCTTCGCCGGTCACGCGCTGTGCCAGCGCAGCAGCCATGAAATCGTCGAGGTCGCCATCGAGCACGTCGCCCGGCGAGGTCGAGGTGGTGCCGGTGCGCAGGTCCTTCACCAGCTGGTACGGCTGCAGCACATAGGAACGGATCTGGTGGCCCCAGCCGATATCGGTCTTGGCGGCGTTGATCGTGTTCGCCTCTTCCTCGCGCTTGCGCAGCTCATGCTCGTACAGGCGCGCACGCAGCTGATTGTACGCTTCTGCCTTGTTCTTGTGCTGCGACCGCTGGTTCTGGCACGCCACCACAATCCCGGTGGGCAAGTGGGTGATGCGCACCGCTGAATCGGTCGTGTTGATGTGCTGCCCACCCGCGCCCGACGCACGATAGGTGTCGATGCGCAGCTCGCTGTCGTTGATTTCGATGTCGATCGAATCGTCGATCACCGGATAGACCCACACGCTGGAAAAGCTGGTGTGGCGGCGCGCCGAGCTATCATATGGGCTGATGCGGACGAGACGGTGGACGCCGCTCTCGACCTTGGCATAGCCATAAGCGTTCTCGCCCTTCACCAGCAGGGTGGCAGACTTGATCCCCGCCTGCTCGCCCGAGTGATAGTCGACCAGTTCGACCTTGTAGCCATGCCGCTCGGCCCAGCGCGTGTACATGCGCTGAAGCATCTCGGCCCAGTCCTGGCTTTCGGTACCACCGGCGCCGGCGTTGATCTCGACATAGGTGTCGTTCGCGTCCGCCTCGCCGGACAGCAGCGCCTTCACCTTGTCCTTCTGCGCGCGTTCGGCGAGCTCGGCGAGCGCCTTGGTGCCGTCCGAGGCCATTTCCTCGTCGCCCTCGGCCTCGGCCATCTCGATCAGTTCGGCCGTATCGCTCAGCTCGCGTTCGATGGTGCGCGTGGCGGTGATCGCCTCATCCAGACGGCGGCGCTCGCGCATCACGTCCTGCGCCGCCTTGGGATCGTTCCACAGCGTCGGATCCTCGACCCGCGCATTGAGTTCATCGAGCCGCCGCAGCGCACGATCCCAGTCGAGGCTGCGCCGAAGCAGCGCGAGCGCCTCGTTGATCGTATCCACATGAGCCTGCGCTTCGGCGCGCATCTTCTTTCTCCACTTCTCGCGTCATTTCAGCAACCTGGAGGCACGAAGGGCCGGGGCATCGCTGCCTGGCCGGACGGCTCCAGCCAAGGCTGGCATGACGGTATTTGGCTGGCGGACTTAGGACCAGAACGGCGGCAGGACAATGCCGCCGCCTGCCGATCAATAGATACCGCCTTCGCGCTGCAGGAAGTCGCTGTCGCTCGCCTGCGTCCTGGTGCCTGCGGCCGTGGGGACGGCGCTCGGCTGTGCGGTGGGCCGGCGCGGCGCGCGGCGCGCCTCCGCCTGTGGCTTGAACGCTTCCCAGATCACCGCGGGCTTTGGATCATTGTCGTTCGGGAAGGTGCCGAACACCGGCCGGCCGCTGCCCCGGTCGACCCGAACCATGCGGATGCCGGCAGGCGCGCGGAACGGCAGCGGATCCATGCCCTCATAGGCCTTTGCCGCCCATTGCTTGAAGATCGGCGCGGCCAGCGTGCCGCCCTGCGCGTAACCGCCCAGGTTCACCGGCGAATCATATCCGATGTAGACGCCGGCCACCATTTGCGGCGTGCCGCCGATGAACCATACGTCCTTGGGCCCCGAGTTGGTGCCGGTCTTGCCGAACATTGGCCGGTTCAGATCGCGCAGCACCGTGGCGGTACCACGCTGGATCACGCCCTCCGCGATATGGACCATCTGATAGGCGGACATGGCATCCAGGACCTGGCGCCCACGACGAACTGGGCGGGGCATCGCCTTTCCGTCCCAATCGGGCATGTTGCACCGATCGCAGGCACGCCAGTTTTCCGGCCAGATCACTTGGCCGCGACGGTTCTGGACATAATCGATCAGCGTCGGGGCATGCCAGCGCCCCTGATTGGCCAGCACGCCATAAGCGTTGACCATCTTCATCACCGTCGTCTCACCCGCACCCAGGGCGTAGGAGAGGTAGGGTTCATAATCCCCGATCTCCATCGCCTTCATCAGGCGAACGACATTTGCCATGCCGGTCTGCGCGGCGGCGCGCACCGTCATCAGGTTGCGCGACTGCTCCACGCCCCAGCGCATGGTGTGCGGCCCGGCGCCGCGCGAATTGGCGAAGTTGCGGAAGCACTTCTGCCCGAGGCGCGGCCCCTGGTCGACGCAGAAGGGCCCGTCGACGATGATCGAGGCGGGCGTCATGCCGTGTTCCAGCGCGGCGGCATAGACGATCGGCTTGATGGTCGAGCCCGGCTGGCGCATCGCCTGAGTCGCACGGTTGAACGACTGGAGCGAGGCGTCGAAGCCGCCCTGCAT comes from the Sphingomonas sp. OV641 genome and includes:
- the metC gene encoding cystathionine beta-lyase, which codes for MSKDRPIADATRVVAAGRRAEWTQGIVNPPLWRASTHLYDSVAELRANGARDTHHRLFYGRRGSPTQWSLAEALTELEPGAEATFLYPSGVAAIAAALLSVLSPGDELLVPDAAYDPTRAMATGLLKRFGITSRFYDPLIGAGIADLIGEQTRAVFMESPGSLTFEVQDVPAIVAAAKARGVTTLLDNTWATPLRFRAIEKGVDLAILACTKYVVGHSDVMLGSVTAAPSHWRKLREVSFQLGQVASPDDAWLGSRGLRTMAVRLAQHEASALKIARWLETRPEVDRVLHPALPSCPGHELFARDFIGGSGLFSFVLKGGDEAARAALIDGLHHFGIGYSWGGFESLAIPVDPERHRSATRPDFAGPLVRLQIGLEDPDDLIADLAAGLGRFSAARG
- a CDS encoding mechanosensitive ion channel family protein, translating into MEAWLDANGLALPSRMDALEVAIAGALIVLALALGVFAQRSFGARASQFWKTHVAHHGEGLWERMPAILRHGVAALATSIVMSAYPWSAWGGLPIGLALGSAAALAAHQVLRGLGIPRWISWLVSSILFIALFSRAVGGLDAITATLDGVGVDVGRRRLSLLAITSALLVIVIIIAIVRLANRIVSHAIARTTTLDATQKLLGQKLATIAIVVAAFLFSIDLLGIDLTAFAVFSGAMGLAVGFGLQKTVGNLIAGIILLMDRSIKPGDVIVVGDSFGWVNKIGVRAVSVVTRDGKEHLIPNENLMTQEVENWSFTNRNVRVRIPVSVAYNCDLKVAQELMFAAAAESPRVLASPKPNVWLTGFGNDGVEHEILAWISDPESGVGNVRSDVLNRLWWKFKEAGVALPFAQRDIYVRSWPGEPLPVGRDRAPDEPTI
- a CDS encoding DUF3035 domain-containing protein translates to MRKSMVMGAGLAVLLAGCASNGLDRDRPDEFAVARQPSLIIPPDFALVPPTPGAARVQSASAAQAQTLEALFGSAPRSAGEAAALQAAGEQSADDGIRSSAGDPQTNVIDKGQTTRDIIAAPEGDGQEARANAPK
- the lspA gene encoding signal peptidase II; this encodes MKRAAPAAGLVVAALVFLVDQLTKWLVTGPLGINFLGASREVVSFFDLRFVQNMGVSLGLLRAESETARWALVAMTGLIAAAVTFWMWREEKGADRLALGLVLGGAIGNIVDRVRFGYVVDFADLHFGEWRPFLVFNVADAAITIGVLILLVRALLIRDKPAAKPDKMASENVNA
- the ileS gene encoding isoleucine--tRNA ligase is translated as MADETTSAREPDQKDWRDTVFLPKTDFPMKAGLPQKEPAILERWHRLGLYQRLREQRADREKFILHDGPPYANGDMHIGHALNHILKDMVVRTQTLLGKNAPYVPGWDCHGLPIEWKVEEEYRKKKLNKDEVPPAEFRAECRAYAQKWVDTQREQLKRLGVNGDWDKPYLTMDFAAEATIVSELMKFAETGQLYRGAKPVMWSPVEKTALAEAEVEYEDVVSTQIDVAFEITEAPNAPELVGAHAVIWTTTPWTIPVNQALAYGPEVEYVLARFDDMVAGPRTLLVARDLIESFGARIGHPVVMKVGDAAGTVTALAMFTGDKLAGAVARHPMHALGGFFAKPRPFLPGDFVTTDAGTGLVHMAPDHGEDDFDLCKAHGIDPVFAVDAGGMYRPDWAWLGGQGSVINKKFVASDGPICTDLREAGALVAASDDFKHSYPHSWRSKAKVIFRCTPQWFIAVDKPIAGDAAGTRASTSFGTNEEESTVRPELVEGRVAGDTLRNRAVAAIAATRFVPEKGRNRIGAMVEGRPDWVISRQRAWGVPIALFVHRATGELLVDPAVNARIVEAFRAKGVDAWTDEAAAGFLGEGRDPADYERVTDILDVWFDSGCTHAFVLESGRWPELSWPADLYLEGSDQHRGWFQSSLLESCGTRGRAPYDTVLTHGFTMDAKGMKMSKSLGNTINPLDLMRDYGADILRLWALSVDFTEDHRIGKEILAGVADQYRKLRNTFRYLLGALDGFDEAERLPVAEWPELERYMLHLVQALDQQLRRAIADFDFNGYVRLLSDFANEDLSAFFFDIRKDSLYCDASDDVKRRAYRTMLDVLFHAMVRWAAPVLVFTAEEVWQSRFPSEDSSVHFLDWPELPVEAGEDVSARWLEVRRLRERVTEAIEPLRREKVVRSSLEADVTVTDTPLPVDQLAEAFIVAKVSPGDEVTVTRTDYHKCGRCWRLLPEVAEDNALCGRCADVVSEEVAA
- a CDS encoding bifunctional riboflavin kinase/FAD synthetase, translating into MIRLNRGEALPQALRGGIVALGNFDGFHLGHQAVVGRAVERARAEGRPALVATFDPHPMRFFKPDSPWFRLTTLEQRAELMRAAGVDALLVFPFDAALAALSAQEFVTEQLVAQIGAAGVVTGADFTFGKARSGDVAMLASLGEAQGFSTDTVGAVTLEGDTVSSTRIRAALREGRPRDAARLLTRPFTIRGEVRHGDKLGREIGYPTANVDLGNYLRPAYGIYAVRVMLEDGQVFGGAANLGIRPSFDPPKELLEPYLFDFSGDLYGQVIDVALVEFLRPEAKFDTLEALTEQMAADCDRARQILAGD
- a CDS encoding dihydrofolate reductase — protein: MTVSLHLARASNGVIGRDGGLPWHLPADLKRFKAQTIGRPMIMGRKTFESFPAPLPGRRHIVLTRDRDWSADGAEVTHDPEAALALAGDDAAVIGGADIFALFLDRADRVELTEVHAAPEGDTIVPPFTGWREVAREEHAADAGRPAYSFVTLVR
- a CDS encoding thymidylate synthase, translating into MRQYLDLMERVLDSGAQQMDRTGTGTLSVFGHQMRFDLAQGFPVLTTKKLHLRSIIVELLWFLRGDTNVRWLQDRKVSIWDEWADEQGDLGPVYGKQWRDWVAADGRHIDQIKGLVGDIRTNPASRRQIVTAWNPGDLHAMALAPCHCLFQTYVANGRLSLQLYQRSADIFLGVPFNIASYALLTHMLAQQCGLEPGEFIWTGGDCHLYANHLEQARLQLGRTPGPLPRLEIVRKPPSIDAYELEDFVLHDYAAQAHIKAPVAV
- a CDS encoding JAB domain-containing protein codes for the protein MQCFDPAIRGHLAAMARAVTESIAFVFLDERGSTLGLHHILSSKASSVDVPLRTIVAVAMAHDSRAIVMAHNHPSGDAEPSPEDLRTTRRVAAALDSLGIRLVDHLVLAGDSVVSFRARGLL